The following are encoded together in the Lathyrus oleraceus cultivar Zhongwan6 chromosome 3, CAAS_Psat_ZW6_1.0, whole genome shotgun sequence genome:
- the LOC127128997 gene encoding NAC transcription factor 29, producing MDKNPHSEIQLPPGFRFHPSDEELVVHYLRNKVTSSPLPASFIAEIDLYKYNPWELPSKALFGEEEWYFFTPRERKYPKGLRPNRAAGEGYWKATGTDKPILTSCGLKSIGVKKALVFYKGRPPKGSKTEWIMHEYRLHDSMISNSKLSGSMRLDEWVLCRVRQKTGSPRRNLEDSNEHSYYESTSQFQQMNENSNPESVKSYVQNEYPMLPYILASKSVLPNTIGMSSTNVKPHASFYEENNLDIIGAQFLSSATEGLFNNPLKRKAVENNSETDFYAVLNQNLSREVEKDLSKGYNFYNLDQWSSIIQPQEVNSLAFNGYT from the exons ATGGACAAAAATCCTCACTCAGAAATTCAACTCCCTCCAGGATTTAGGTTCCACCCTTCTGATGAAGAGCTTGTAGTTCACTATCTAAGAAACAAAGTGACTTCATCTCCTCTTCCTGCTTCATTCATAGCAGAAATAGATCTTTACAAGTACAATCCATGGGAGCTTCCAA GTAAGGCTTTGTTTGGAGAGGAAGAGTGGTATTTCTTTACTCCAAGGGAGAGAAAATATCCCAAAGGATTGAGGCCTAATAGAGCAGCTGGTGAAGGTTATTGGAAAGCTACTGGGACTGATAAACCTATTCTTACTTCATGTGGTTTGAAAAGCATTGGCGTGAAGAAAGCTCTTGTGTTCTATAAAGGACGTCCACCTAAAGGATCTAAAACTGAGTGGATCATGCATGAATATAGGTTGCATGATTCAATGATCTCAAATTCCAAGCTTAGCGGTTCTATGCGA CTGGATGAGTGGGTGTTATGCCGAGTTCGACAAAAAACCGGAAGCCCGAGAAGGAATTTGGAAGATTCAAATGAACATAGTTATTATGAATCAACAAGTCAATTTCAGCAAATGAATGAGAATTCTAATCCTGAATCAGTCAAAAGCTATGTGCAGAATGAATATCCAATGTTACCTTACATTCTAGCTTCTAAGAGTGTTCTTCCCAATACCATTGGTATgtcatcaaccaatgtaaaaccACATGCTTCATTTTATGAAGAAAACAACTTAGACATAATAGGAGCACAGTTCTTATCATCTGCAACTGAGGGATTGTTCAATAATCCTCTGAAGAGAAAAGCCGTCGAAAATAATAGCGAGACGGACTTTTATGCTGTCCTCAATCAAAACCTAAGCAGAGAAGTTGAAAAAGATTTAAGCAAAGGGTACAATTTCTACAACTTAGATCAGTGGAGTTCAATCATACAACCTCAAGAGGTTAATAGCTTAGCCTTCAATGGATATACATAA